The following are encoded together in the Tistrella mobilis genome:
- a CDS encoding helix-turn-helix domain-containing protein, which produces MAIVVRLDVMLARRKMSSRDLAAQIGITEANLSLLKRGHVKGIRFETLEKICEALACQPGDLLEYEAP; this is translated from the coding sequence ATGGCGATCGTCGTGCGTCTGGATGTAATGCTGGCCCGCCGCAAGATGAGTTCCCGGGATCTGGCGGCGCAGATCGGCATCACCGAGGCCAATCTCTCGCTGTTGAAGCGTGGCCATGTGAAGGGCATCCGCTTCGAGACGCTGGAGAAGATCTGCGAGGCGCTCGCCTGCCAGCCGGGGGATCTTCTGGAGTATGAAGCACCCTGA
- a CDS encoding DUF2975 domain-containing protein, which yields MRLPATNQTPDDDGKGREDGALCRRSRRLAHLCAVFAVALPVGVVVSCAAGQVPDLPGLSKTIDLAALVWWQVGIVLTGMLAPVLPVSLALLVARRCFLAVGRGAIFTLETVAALRRIAGLVTLGGIAGLIAPTVVVLGATVLAAPGQRQLAIGISSGPLLTLVLGAVVYLIADIMHRAARMAEDHAQIV from the coding sequence ATGCGCCTGCCCGCCACCAATCAGACGCCCGACGACGATGGCAAGGGCCGGGAGGACGGGGCCCTCTGCCGCCGCAGCCGTCGCCTGGCGCATCTCTGCGCCGTTTTTGCCGTGGCCCTGCCGGTTGGTGTGGTCGTGAGCTGTGCGGCGGGACAGGTGCCGGATCTTCCGGGCCTGTCGAAGACGATCGACCTTGCGGCGCTGGTCTGGTGGCAGGTGGGCATCGTTCTGACCGGCATGCTGGCGCCGGTGCTGCCGGTCAGCCTGGCCCTGCTGGTGGCGCGGCGCTGCTTTCTGGCGGTCGGCCGGGGGGCCATCTTCACCCTTGAGACGGTGGCCGCCCTTCGGCGGATCGCCGGTCTGGTGACGCTCGGCGGGATTGCGGGGCTGATCGCACCGACGGTGGTGGTGCTGGGGGCGACCGTTCTGGCCGCCCCCGGCCAGCGCCAGCTGGCAATCGGCATCAGCAGCGGGCCGCTGCTGACCCTGGTGCTGGGGGCCGTGGTCTATCTGATCGCCGACATCATGCATCGGGCAGCACGCATGGCGGAAGACCATGCGCAGATCGTCTGA